From the Pomacea canaliculata isolate SZHN2017 linkage group LG4, ASM307304v1, whole genome shotgun sequence genome, one window contains:
- the LOC112562530 gene encoding uncharacterized protein LOC112562530 isoform X2 has product MWLPAAVVFSLCCVGALCADPRKQFVHRLLSMYQSSTDQAKAADQDSDGAISENEFLQTLFLFADTDVRDRRVTQAEFMDGYRRYYALPSELLVIMFDLLDDLNDDGGTRPNMDFRDNRNNQYFQLYFQFARGNNVFQNNHRNQGDGVLTSRDVTYQMFVGNNNPPTAEDFQKALMSWVDEAANRLYTINYQPHIPGNPWDREFDYELWFHSVDRNNDSLISFGELRDELRRYSSDGRVSRSRWTERNLQVYGDKEWLANVVFDAWDKNRDLRLDDLDAGLVLREADQNQDRRVTTVELHRFMERYNKLARRRLATPVRPVIFDCPSPWWQSSGCRPRVDATRAAMDMDDNFDGWITPREFGKRISYYDRNGDGWASRFEVISMETLRYGVSGPAASVMFDIYDRNSDDRYDHLDLQFILPGRLLCFCDARKAVLDLVRLAERFRFSPQARGPVGSLRNAMRWQLAREWAWRDRNSNIWRWLNGQSPWPWGAGGCKEGDCTGRDWRGSAWYAPFDWRQRNRVPENFLQWSYLHDVPRTIFLPPGFQGGRGAHPGGWNQLWRYNFPGSGTKERPDGNRDQDDRSSLGSDRRKPSFPSPTWLADGSSFDDLWTFSGDNNDTDTSFIGPGTFWSNPNSNFWEQLFRQDGPLPSWLTSGRTDTSNDQRKTQLPWFLNWDPSRPSRPSRPENIRPSNNRPVNTDDQKGGNSPFNRIDKKYRPETTTVAPVASRPTGQGGATSAGSNVPSSLLPSSRVGMGHQNVGARFRRQAALEEEFNETSESLAPPPSLAGSNGTSANDTNLSFAREDNSTINATELEENGTRSDENKDLAEEKDEIARALARNTTPSLQSHWWDSVAWTGTGDTAPGYGEWSGASNDRQDSTTEYNAWNSNRGWDNSWVNSYYGDNLAGSTWPTQSYWFNTYPGYTNGGGPGYNSWPVWRNYENYSPQWLNGYTGYNYQLNPYRHNPRWGNVWNTQGNEGLFYPSIYSFYSHYGQPAPGSYGRHLGFWKRNADSNTVSKQTSRMMGDFSTYWPWWEWWNFYNNAYNTYQPWASNWNFYNSNKWFPWYSGRQWNYNWMSNLPGSPYLFSRTNENHDKSSDVKLEVKRSVNNENDLKSMDENVSRWTTGYQPQWWNQYNGMDTRRSGDEISSVANIWNWNWNWFFNQNMLRSYSPMFLRSVPYIQGTQQPLMPPEQPRIYRRSTESRPTEEVSRSVNGPGRWWTGWNNYWPYWWNSNMWRSDRPQWWNTNPWNIYLNDWNGRIWNSNQGFFPYDTFSFSRNENGRSPDGSHTAVRRSTGETNGGSHTEDEQNGKVSRMLGRFWPQRDWNGYNYWPQQFSSGDNYWPQRWGGYPWSRYWPGWNSWNNNNWMWNTNEASTPLFPVYDSQGQPHLDNSQSQEQIVKRSAAGKPDPASAEQEKDVSRMMASQGAFWPQKNMDWPQNWGGYSWNNNWPASPHYFPQGHETSGGSQGCAHDIFKRGATDSREDNTNKEGREAARMTEFDNILMPQELRPRWNLDSWVWNGRSPFFPYNYYNYLRNMGIRPSPSHPLFRRQAEENPEKESLDAGKKTSKMMNEYDWNWPQGWNSYNWPQGWNSYNWPQWWKWNMWNNFWNTRNQNSRTWNGGRELYPYSFFPEARGLYKRSTEDQQAEKSSDNVSRMMGMYEGVFPQQYLNPYSSWNQWWNRDIWNTYWPKWSFRWTPWASASFGSPMFPRGEDFHSRFRRSEDQTQEGSSKDGEKKVSNMMGGFGGFWPQYWSGYSNWPQWWRGYYNWNNYWPGGNSYDWTWNRNQPFYPYNPHYYSQDGYRPAGYPDFTHDIFKRSSDKNAQHVSQGKDENVSRMMGGYNGFWPQFWNSYTHWPRWWTGNNYWPWWNTWNSYNWMWNKDNSYSFHERFSRGADNQPDDGKREDKTVSRMMGAPGLFWPQQFWSRHRIWPQWWNFRWANNYDWMRNYDQGYNPYNDFPSLPYGPQAGPSSGGDHSIFRRSTVQSLPFNSKSENVSRMAGGYWPYYNWNRYNYLPHWWNQNSWRNMLPGWSYLNWLWSMNYDFYPQSYFPSTFGTSPSSTPDDEVHMVLRRSLDKKQEQKPQDDKRTSRMAGQYGYYWPQLYWNNFNFQPQWWRESPWNRYWPGWNNYNWMDSRNVGETDYTPYQFAKSGVSNTGHEIFRRSSESETKASKNSQENTASRMMGGYNGYWPQQHSFASRYWPLLDNAYESGRFSPVWRNSWMWNTNPAYFLPNPSYYSRESHPPGDNFESPHELFRRSADDNQDQTKKDADSDVSRMTGRYTEFWPSQSWNRDNYPYLWWNRNSFWPGWSNSWMWNYYQQPYDAFAFAKSQPAAASSFATSHTITRRESSDKQENNNTSRMMGGFAWFRPYNYWNIYNSWLQWWNRNFWNIYRYHLDSWNGNNWMWNRNPDVFFNYPSSYYYYSLHGLPPDSNHHSVFRRSAETNNGNNLLNERLTTSNMLGGYMPLQDWNSYRFWQQWWRGYQWNWNTYGPDWNNWNNFERFWRFNQGYNPENPYSFSRTDSSPGNSPEAGHTASKRSSDEEQNTNAESKEQQTSKWISGYNADWPPAYWSTNPYWSSSWGSYPYSSQPWERNWWDSYGNGQKFNPVWSSSPFYSPYYRFSFSRDNERSASSSEKGHSAFRRSLDKSEKEASQDQKTSRMMGWYGWNWPQRDWNNNYWWPWWHDRNAWNGYNWMRSKNRDFFPYSPFLYSQREAQPAASDYTDHAMFKRSTDSTNANGFSQDGVVTAKMMNGGSGYWPQQWWNYPNSWPWWWMSNAWNNYWPGWNNYARMWSTYNSWYPLHSYQFSQNNGQSGHEADDKHQISKRSPSEDNLDEKKESLGRWTNADNFWTLPQNNNPYLPWQETDMWNSHSRSPYWNTFNQAWNNWNIFNDQGRYPYGQYFYSKGANRDSSDKESMLTKRDTAQGNQDQSSTVSGPNLMDLLKKNNFWQLPNTRDTDKPQQPPVSKRSAEGSQKNEKEEDMGRQMTGDRRDSGQFGRSWPQSDTSGHFRPGLRAGYFMPNMWTADTADNSNHFWNRDPLWSGLTENNAQRGSFSMDNDWNLYHRPNYWAGYSNGGPFRNEFGHPYFATNSQMWPENMDFSYQKGADGSSEQEADVQSRDSEDLDRTKRSADDKDAGEHIARQGSYERYRSFPFWWNGYMFRRPNLWSAPGPWNSLYYMWRNWPRNQMWNDQTPDSYWMGNNLWTNNYDQFWNSDWNTLNAYGMTDPQFRYQQNPPSGVEAEDSSSAATKQKRSTDEDQASVSKEDEVGKQLGGHSPFPSYLPWSRSWRSFYWPTWFGNRYFRNRWSSYPAWYNYDRWNNWNWQPDQRGTFKLQALSHSGTLTCLDQRGMV; this is encoded by the exons ATGTGGCTACCTGCGGCGGTGGTTTTCTCCCTTTGCTGTGTGGGGGCGCTGTGTGCGGATCCCCGGAAGCAGTTTGT GCATCGCCTGCTGAGCATGTACCAAAGCAGCACGGACCAGGCCAAGGCGGCTGACCAGGACAGCGACGGCGCCATCAGCGAGAATGAGTTCCTGCAGACTCTCTTCCTCTTTGCGGACACCGATGTCAGAG ATCGCCGAGTGACCCAAGCGGAGTTCATGGACGGTTACCGGCGGTATTATGCATTGCCGTCTGAGCTGCTGGTCATCATGTTCGACCTCCTCGATGACCTCAACGACGACGGCGGCACTCGGCCTAACATGGATTTCCGCGACAACCGCAACAACCAATACTTCCAGCT ATACTTCCAGTTTGCTCGGGGCAACAACGTTTTCCAGAACAACCACCGTAACCAAGGCGACGGTGTGCTCACTTCCCGTGACGTCACCTATCAGATGTTTGTGGGAAACA ACAATCCACCAACCGCGGAAGACTTCCAAAAAGCTCTGATGTCA TGGGTGGACGAGGCGGCAAACAGACTGTACACCATCAACTATCAGCCTCACAT CCCTGGCAACCCGTGGGACCGTGAGTTCGACTACGAGCTGTGGTTCCACAGCGTGGACAGGAACAACGACTCACTCATTTCTTTCGGCGAACTGAGAGACGAGCTGCGGCGATACAGCAGCGATG GTCGCGTGAGCCGCTCGCGCTGGACAGAGCGCAACCTGCAGGTGTACGGCGACAAGGAGTGGCTCGCCAACGTCGTCTTCGATGCCTGGGACAAGAACCGCGACCTCCGCCTCGACGACCTGGATGCTGGGCTGGTGCTGAGAGAGGCGGATCAAAACC AGGACAGACGCGTGACGACAGTCGAACTTCACCGCTTTATGGAAAGG TACAACAAACTGGCCAGGCGCCGCCTCGCCACCCCCGTCAGACCAGTCATCTTTGACTGTCCCAGTCCCTGGtg GCAATCTTCCGGATGTCGACCTCGGGTAGACGCCACTCGAGCTGCAATGGACATGGACGATAACTTTGACGGGTGGATCACACCACGGGAATTCGGAAAACGAATTTCTTATTACGACAGGAACG GTGACGGGTGGGCAAGCAGGTTCGAGGTCATCTCCATGGAAACGCTGCGCTACGGGGTGTCTGGCCCAGCAGCCAGCGTCATGTTCGACATCTACGACAGAAACAGCGACGACCGCTATGATCACCTCGACCTGCAGTTCATCCTCCCGG GACGTCTGCTGTGTTTCTGCGATGCCAGGAAAGCTGTCCTTGACCTTGTTCGCCTCGCAGAGCGCTTCCGCTTTTCCCCGCAGGCTCGG GGTCCTGTCGGCTCCCTGCGGAATGCCATGCGCTGGCAGCTGGCCCGGGAATGGGCATGGCGAGATCGCAACAGCAACATCTGGCGTTGGCTTAACGGGCAAAGTCCATGGCCTTGGGGTGCTGGGGGATGTAAGGAAGGGGACTGCACTGGCAGGGACTGGCGCGGTAGCGCATGGTACGCTCCTTTCGACTGGAGGCAGAGAAACAGGGTTCCCGAGAACTTCCTTCAATGGAGCTACCTGCACGATGTCCCTCGCACCATCTTTCTGCCTCCAGGATTTCAAGGCGGCCGTGGAGCGCACCCTGGTGGCTGGAATCAGCTCTGGAGATACAACTTTCCAGGCTCCGGCACCAAGGAGAGGCCAGATGGCAACCGAGATCAAGACGATCGCAGCAGCTTAGGAAGCGATAGACGAAAGCCCTCGTTTCCTAGTCCCACCTGGCTGGCAGACGGAAGCAGCTTTGACGATTTGTGGACCTTCTCTGGAGATAATAATGACACTGATACCTCTTTCATTGGTCCTGGAACTTTCTGGAGCAATCCTAACTCTAACTTTTGGGAGCAGCTTTTCAGACAGGACGGTCCCCTTCCATCGTGGCTGACGTCAGGACGAACGGACACAAGCAACGACCAAAGAAAAACTCAGCTTCCGTGGTTTTTAAATTGGGATCCCAGTCGTCCCAGTCGTCCCAGTCGTCCCGAAAACATTCGCCCAAGCAACAATCGCCCCGTCAACACTGATGATCAGAAAGGGGGGAACAGTCCATTCAACCGCATCGACAAGAAGTATCGTCCTGAAACCACCACCGTCGCCCCTGTTGCTAGTAGACCAACCGGTCAAGGGGGAGCAACCTCCGCCGGAAGTAACGTTCCCTCTAGCTTGCTACCGAGTAGTAGGGTAGGGATGGGGCATCAGAACGTGGGAGCGAGATTCCGGCGACAAGCGGCACTGGAAGAAGAGTTCAATGAAACATCAGAATCCCTTGCCCCTCCGCCTTCTCTGGCAGGCAGCAACGGGACTTCCGCCAACGATACCAACCTCTCGTTTGCACGGGAGGACAACTCCACTATCAACGCGACAGAGCTGGAGGAAAACGGCACGCGTTCAGACGAGAACAAAGATCTCGcagaagagaaagatgagattGCACGAGCTTTAGCGAGAAATACTACTCCTTCCCTGCAATCCCATTGGTGGGATTCTGTTGCATGGACAGGCACTGGAGACACCGCGCCTGGATATGGAGAATGGTCAGGTGCATCAAATGACAGGCAAGACAGCACCACAGAGTATAATGCTTGGAACAGCAACCGCGGGTGGGACAATAGTTGGGTCAACAGTTATTATGGCGACAATCTGGCAGGAAGCACCTGGCCAACACAAAGCTACTGGTTCAACACGTATCCAGGATACACGAACGGTGGCGGTCCTGGTTACAATTCTTGGCCTGTCTGGAGAAACTATGAAAATTACTCCCCTCAGTGGCTGAATGGCTACACTGGTTACAACTACCAGCTTAATCCTTACCGCCACAATCCAAGATGGGGAAACGTTTGGAACACACAGGGAAATGAAGGTCTCTTCTATCCGTCAATTTATAGCTTTTATTCGCATTATGGTCAGCCAGCCCCTGGCTCTTACGGTCGCCATCTTGGGTTTTGGAAGAGGAACGCTGACTCCAACACAGTTAGCAAACAAACTTCCAGAATGATGGGAGACTTCTCGACATATTGGCCTTGGTGGGAATGGTGGAACTTCTACAACAATGCCTACAATACTTACCAACCATGGGCATCCAACTGGAACTTTTATAACAGCAACAAGTGGTTTCCTTGGTATTCGGGAAGACAGTGGAACTATAACTGGATGAGTAACCTCCCTGGGAGCCCCTACTTATTCTCCAGGACTAACGAGAACCATGATAAGTCCTCCGATGTCAAACTGGAGGTGAAACGAAGCGTGAACAATGAAAACGATCTCAAATCCATGGATGAAAATGTTTCGAGATGGACGACAGGGTACCAACCTCAATGGTGGAACCAGTATAATGGCATGGATACAAGGCGGAGCGGGGATGAGATCTCGTCAGTAGCCAACATCTGGAACTGGAATTGGAACTGGTTCTTCAACCAAAACATGCTTCGGAGCTATAGTCCCATGTTTCTGCGCTCTGTCCCCTACATTCAGGGAACACAGCAACCTTTGATGCCACCAGAACAGCCAAGAATCTACAGAAGAAGCACAGAAAGCAGGCCAACAGAAGAAGTTTCCAGATCAGTCAATGGACCAGGGAGATGGTGGACAGGGTGGAACAACTACTGGCCTTACTGGTGGAACTCCAACATGTGGAGGAGCGACAGGCCACAGTGGTGGAACACGAATCCTTGGAACATCTATTTGAACGACTGGAATGGCCGGATATGGAACTCTAACCAGGGTTTCTTCCCCTACGATACATTCTCCTTTTCGAGAAATGAAAATGGTCGCTCACCTGATGGTAGTCACACAGCTGTCAGGCGCAGCACAGGGGAAACAAATGGTGGCAGCCACACAGAGGACGAGCAAAACGGAAAAGTTTCTCGAATGTTGGGTAGATTCTGGCCACAACGGGACTGGAATGGCTACAACTACTGGCCTCAGCAGTTTTCGAGTGGGGACAACTACTGGCCACAACGGTGGGGTGGCTACCCGTGGAGCAGGTACTGGCCTGGTTGGAACTCGTGGAACAACAATAACTGGATGTGGAACACGAATGAAGCCTCCACTCCACTCTTTCCTGTGTACGACTCCCAGGGGCAGCCGCATCTTGACAATTCCCAAAGTCAAGAACAAATTGTCAAACGGAGTGCAGCTGGAAAGCCCGACCCTGCTTCAGCAGAGCAAGAGAAAGATGTATCACGAATGATGGCTTCACAGGGTGCCTTCTGGCCACAGAAAAACATGGACTGGCCTCAGAACTGGGGTGGATATTCGTGGAACAACAACTGGCCTGCCAGTCCACACTACTTCCCGCAAGGGCATGAGACTTCCGGTGGCTCCCAAGGCTGCGCTCACGATATTTTCAAACGGGGCGCAACTGACAGTCGGGAAGACAATACGAACAAGGAGGGGAGGGAAGCTGCCCGGATGACAGAGTTTGACAACATTTTAATGCCACAAGAACTCCGGCCTAGATGGAACCTGGACAGCTGGGTATGGAACGGTCGCTCTCCCTTCTTCCCTTACAACTACTACAATTATCTCAGGAACATGGGAATCAGACCCTCTCCCAGCCATCCATTATTTCGGCGACAAGCGGAGGAAAACCCGGAGAAAGAATCTCTAGATGCaggcaaaaaaacatcaaaaatgatgaatgaataTGACTGGAACTGGCCACAGGGCTGGAACTCCTATAACTGGCCACAGGGCTGGAACTCATATAACTGGCCCCAATGGTGGAAATGGAATATGTGGAATAATTTCTGGAACACAAGGAACCAAAACAGCAGGACATGGAACGGTGGCCGAGAGTTGTATCCCTACAGCTTCTTTCCTGAAGCTCGTGGTCTCTACAAACGTAGCACCGAAGACCAGCAGGCTGAAAAATCTAGTGATAATGTTTCCCGTATGATGGGAATGTATGAAGGAGTATTTCCTCAACAATATTTAAACCCTTACAGCAGCTGGAATCAATGGTGGAACAGGGACATTTGGAACACTTACTGGCCTAAGTGGAGTTTCAGATGGACACCATGGGCTTCGGCTTCATTCGGCTCTCCCATGTTTCCCAGAGGGGAAGACTTTCATTCTCGATTCAGGCGAAGTGAAGACCAAACTCAAGAGGGCAGCTCAAAGGATGGGGAGAAAAAAGTATCCAACATGATGGGAGGATTTGGAGGTTTCTGGCCACAATACTGGAGTGGATACTCAAACTGGCCTCAATGGTGGAGAGGTTACTACAACTGGAACAACTATTGGCCAGGGGGAAACTCCTATGATTGGACATGGAATAGAAATCAGCCTTTCTATCCATACAACCCTCATTACTATTCACAGGATGGATATCGACCTGCAGGTTACCCAGACTTTACTCATGACATTTTCAAACGAAGCTCAGATAAAAATGCTCAGCATGTGTCacaaggaaaagatgaaaatgtctCCCGAATGATGGGTGGATATAACGGATTCTGGCCGCAGTTCTGGAACAGTTACACACACTGGCCGAGGTGGTGGACAGGAAACAACTACTGGCCATGGTGGAACACATGGAACAGCTACAACTGGATGTGGAACAAAGACAACTCTTACTCCTTTCATGAACGCTTCAGTCGCGGTGCAGACAACCAGCCAGACGATGGCAAGCGCGAGGACAAAACAGTTTCTCGAATGATGGGAGCACCTGGGTTGTTCTGGCCTCAGCAATTCTGGAGCAGGCACAGGATCTGGCCACAGTGGTGGAATTTCCGCTGGGCAAATAACTATGACTGGATGCGGAACTACGACCAAGGTTACAATCCTTACAATGATTTTCCTTCCTTGCCCTATGGCCCACAAGCTGGCCCTTCATCTGGTGGGGATCACTCCATCTTTAGACGCAGCACAGTCCAAAGTCTACCTTTCAACAGCAAAAGCGAAAATGTTTCTCGAATGGCGGGTGGATATTGGCCATACTACAACTGGAATCGTTACAATTATTTGCCTCATTGGTGGAACCAAAATAGTTGGAGGAACATGCTACCTGGCTGGAGCTACTTGAACTGGTTGTGGAGCATGAACTACGATTTTTATCCTCAGAGCTACTTTCCTTCTACATTTGGAACATCACCTTCGTCCACTCCAGATGATGAAGTCCACATGGTTCTCAGGCGCAGCCTTGATAAAAAGCAAGAACAGAAACCCCAAGATGACAAGCGAACTTCTCGAATGGCGGGTCAGTACGGATATTACTGGCCGCAGCTCTATTGGAATAATTTTAACTTTCAACCCCAGTGGTGGAGAGAGTCCCCGTGGAATAGGTACTGGCCGGGGTGGAATAACTACAACTGGATGGACAGCAGAAACGTAGGTGAGACAGACTACACACCCTATCAGTTCGCAAAATCCGGTGTCAGTAACACTGGACATGAAATATTCAGGCGCAGTTCTGAATCAGAGACTAAAGCAAGCAAAAACTCTCAAGAAAACACAGCCTCAAGGATGATGGGTGGATACAATGGCTACTGGCCTCAACAACACTCGTTTGCCTCCAGATACTGGCCGCTACTGGATAATGCCTACGAGTCGGGTAGATTTAGCCCAGTGTGGAGAAACTCTTGGATGTGGAACACCAACCCAGCATACTTTCTACCCAATCCTTCATACTATTCCAGGGAAAGTCATCCACCAGGAGATAATTTCGAGTCTCCCCACGAACTTTTCAGACGCAGTGCAGATGACAACCAAGACCAGACAAAGAAAGATGCAGACAGCGATGTCTCCCGGATGACAGGCAGATACACAGAGTTCTGGCCATCGCAGTCCTGGAACCGAGACAACTACCCGTATCTATGGTGGAACCGGAACAGCTTTTGGCCCGGGTGGAGCAACAGCTGGATGTGGAACTATTACCAGCAGCCCTACGATGCTTTTGCCTTCGCAAAGAGCCAGCCAGCTGCAGCCAGCTCCTTTGCCACAAGCCACACGATCACAAGGAGAGAGTCCAGTgacaagcaagaaaataataacactTCTCGAATGATGGGTGGCTTTGCTTGGTTTCGACCCTACAATTACTGGAATATCTACAACTCTTGGCTACAATGGTGGAACCGAAACTTTTGGAACATTTACCGGTATCATCTGGACAGCTGGAACGGAAATAACTGGATGTGGAACCGTAATCCTGATGTGTTTTTTAACTATCCTTCCtcttactattattattctctGCATGGCCTACCACCCGACAGCAATCATCACAGCGTGTTCAGACGCAGCGCAGAGACAAACAATGGCAACAACCTGCTGAATGAACGGCTCACAACTTCTAATATGCTCGGTGGGTACATGCCATTGCAGGACTGGAACAGCTACCGGTTTTGGCAGCAGTGGTGGAGGGGCTACCAATGGAACTGGAACACGTATGGACCTGACTGGAACAACTGGAACAATTTTGAAAGGTTCTGGAGATTTAACCAAGGGTACAATCCTGAAAATCCGTACTCCTTCTCCAGAACTGATTCATCACCGGGAAACTCTCCTGAAGCTGGCCACACAGCCTCGAAACGCAGTTCTGACGAAGAGCAGAATACAAATGCAGAAAGCAAAGAACAACAAACTTCTAAGTGGATATCTGGATACAATGCGGACTGGCCACCAGCTTACTGGAGCACCAATCCATACTGGTCATCGTCCTGGGGCAGCTATCCATACTCGTCACAACCTTGGGAAAGAAATTGGTGGGATAGCTACGGGAATGGACAAAAGTTTAACCCAGTGTGGAGCAGCAGCCCTTTCTACTCTCCATATTACCGGTTTTCTTTCTCTAGAGATAATGAACGCTCGGCTAGCTCATCGGAGAAAGGACATAGTGCATTCCGGAGAAGCTTagataaaagtgaaaaagaagcTTCACAAGACCAGAAGACTTCACGAATGATGGGATGGTATGGGTGGAACTGGCCCCAGAGGGATTGGAACAACAACTACTGGTGGCCTTGGTGGCACGACAGGAACGCATGGAATGGCTACAACTGGATGCGGAGCAAGAACAGGGATTTCTTTCCGTACAGTCCTTTTCTTTATTCCCAGCGAGAAGCTCAACCAGCTGCTTCTGATTATACTGACCATGCCATGTTCAAGCGCAGCACAGATTCCACAAACGCCAACGGCTTCTCGCAAGATGGCGTTGTTACCGCGAAAATGATGAATGGGGGTTCTGGTTACTGGCCTCAGCAATGGTGGAATTATCCAAACAGCTGGCCATGGTGGTGGATGAGTAACGCTTGGAACAACTATTGGCCTGGATGGAACAACTATGCCCGGATGTGGAGTACTTATAACAGCTGGTATCCCCTCCACTCCTATCAGTTTTCTCAAAACAATGGACAGTCTGGACACGAAGCTGATGACAAGCATCAAATATCGAAAAGAAGCCCGAGTGAAGATAACTTAGATGAGAAGAAAGAATCTTTGGGAAGATGGACGAACGCCGACAATTTCTGGACACTTCCACAGAATAACAATCCTTATCTTCCATGGCAAGAAACAGACATGTGGAACAGTCACAGCCGCTCGCCATATTGGAATACGTTTAACCAAGCCTGGAATAATTGGAATATCTTCAACGACCAGGGTAGATATCCATATGGTCAGTATTTCTATTCCAAAGGCGCAAATCGTGATTCATCAGATAAAGAAAGCATGCTGACAAAGAGGGATACAGCTCAAGGAAACCAAGATCAGTCTTCAACAGTTAGTGGACCAAACCTGATGGATCTgttgaagaaaaacaacttttggcAATTGCCCAACACCAGAGACACAGATAAGCCCCAACAACCTCCAGTCTCTAAGCGAAGTGCAGAAGGGTCACAGAAAAACGAGAAAGAGGAAGACATGGGGAGACAAATGACTGGCGACAGACGGGATTCTGGTCAGTTTGGAAGAAGCTGGCCTCAGTCGGACACTTCCGGTCACTTCCGGCCAGGACTTCGAGCAGGTTATTTCATGCCAAACATGTGGACTGCTGACACGGCAGATAACAGCAACCACTTCTGGAACAGAGATCCACTGTGGAGTGGACTTACTGAGAACAATGCACAGCGTGGCAGCTTCTCAATGGACAATGACTGGAACCTATACCACAGACCTAATTATTGGGCTGGATACAGTAATGGGGGTCCATTTAGAAATGAATTTGGACATCCTTACTTTGCAACAAATAGTCAGATGTGGCCCGAGAACATGGACTTTAGCTACCAAAAGGGGGCTGATGGTTCTTCTGAACAAGAAGCAGACGTGCAGTCACGTGATTCTGAAGACCTCGACAGAACCAAACGCAGTGCAGACGATAAGGATGCCGGCGAGCACATCGCAAGACAAGGAAGTTACGAGAGATACAGGAGCTTTCCCTTCTGGTGGAATGGATATATGTTTCGGAGGCCTAACTTGTGGAGCGCACCTGGTCCATGGAATAGCCTGTACTACATGTGGAGAAACTGGCCTCGAAACCAGATGTGGAACGATCAGACCCCAGATAGCTACTGGATGGGGAATAATTTATGGACAAATAATTATGATCAGTTCTGGAACAGTGACTGGAACACCTTGAATGCCTATGGCATGACAGATCCCCAGTTTCGATACCAGCAAAATCCTCCCAGTGGTGTTGAAGCAGAAGACAGCTCCAGTGCTGCAACCAAGCAGAAGCGAAGTACCGACGAGGATCAGGCTTCTGTGTCGAAGGAAGACGAAGTGGGAAAACAACTAGGTGGTCACAGCCCTTTTCCTAGCTACCTCCCGTGGTCAAGATCGTGGAGGAGTTTCTACTGGCCAACGTGGTTTGGTAACAGATACTTCAGGAATAGATGGAGCAGCTACCCAGCATGGTACAACTATGACAGGTGGAACAACTGGAACTGGCAGCCAGACCAACGTGGAACATTCAAACTCCAAGCCCTGAGTCATTCTGGAACATTGACATGTCTAGACCAACGTGGGATGGTCTGA